The following are from one region of the Azoarcus sp. PA01 genome:
- a CDS encoding cytochrome P450, whose protein sequence is MRTEVNGRPLTDAEIVSALRNWTGGDLGSIAQCIGVLVHYLATHPAVQDHLRSGVPDAEIDAIIDEILRIDDPFVSNRRVTTCPVTIGGAELPQGARVKLNWTSANRDEAVFGDPDAMGPERNADRNLVYGIGRHACAGRLLATLEMRIAMQELLAATSSIALDSQRPAERAVSPVGGWAMVPIVLA, encoded by the coding sequence ATGCGGACCGAAGTGAACGGCCGGCCGCTGACCGACGCGGAGATCGTGTCGGCTCTGCGTAACTGGACGGGTGGGGACCTGGGCTCCATCGCACAGTGTATCGGTGTGCTGGTCCATTACTTGGCGACGCACCCAGCTGTGCAGGATCATCTGCGCTCGGGCGTACCTGACGCCGAGATCGATGCCATCATCGATGAGATCCTTCGGATCGACGACCCGTTCGTGTCCAATCGCCGCGTGACGACGTGCCCTGTCACGATCGGTGGCGCGGAACTGCCGCAAGGCGCACGCGTGAAACTGAACTGGACGTCCGCGAACCGGGACGAGGCGGTCTTCGGCGACCCGGACGCCATGGGTCCGGAGCGTAACGCCGACCGAAACCTGGTGTACGGCATCGGAAGGCACGCGTGCGCCGGACGCTTGCTGGCGACGCTGGAAATGCGCATCGCGATGCAAGAACTCCTCGCCGCGACGTCGTCGATTGCACTCGACTCGCAGCGGCCAGCCGAGCGGGCAGTGTCTCCAGTTGGCGGCTGGGCCATGGTACCGATCGTGCTGGCGTAA
- a CDS encoding DUF488 domain-containing protein, translating to MKPIYTIGHSDHCLEHFIELLAERGVGVLVDVRSSPWSRRFPHFCKAQLASALHPAGIRHVWMGEQLGGRPSPTVREQMIGEGYAAMAATRAFRQGLNRLLRGRATHCVALMCAERDPADCHRALLVGRALAQCGAPPVHLHADGNAETHAAFERRLFEMAGANPDGDLFASADDLLALAYVEREKRLTGVAELGEHV from the coding sequence ATGAAACCGATCTACACCATCGGCCATTCGGATCATTGCCTGGAGCATTTCATCGAACTGCTCGCCGAGCGCGGCGTCGGCGTGCTGGTCGACGTACGCAGCTCGCCCTGGTCCAGGCGTTTTCCGCACTTCTGCAAGGCGCAACTGGCGAGCGCACTCCACCCGGCGGGCATCCGCCATGTCTGGATGGGCGAGCAACTCGGCGGTCGCCCATCACCCACCGTGCGCGAGCAGATGATCGGCGAAGGCTACGCCGCCATGGCGGCGACCCGGGCTTTCAGGCAAGGCCTGAATCGCCTGCTGCGCGGCCGTGCCACGCATTGCGTGGCCCTCATGTGTGCCGAGCGCGACCCGGCCGATTGCCATCGCGCACTGCTCGTCGGACGAGCGCTGGCTCAATGCGGTGCCCCCCCCGTCCACCTGCATGCCGATGGCAACGCCGAAACGCATGCGGCCTTCGAGCGCCGTCTGTTCGAGATGGCGGGCGCGAATCCGGACGGCGACCTGTTCGCGTCGGCCGACGATTTGCTCGCGCTTGCCTACGTCGAACGCGAGAAACGCCTCACCGGTGTCGCGGAACTCGGAGAACACGTATGA
- a CDS encoding VOC family protein, with product MWNATVENDGQESACGECKNKWGLLWQIRPRALTAALTDPDPAAAQRVRSHDGDEKD from the coding sequence CTGTGGAATGCGACTGTAGAAAATGACGGACAGGAAAGCGCATGCGGCGAGTGCAAAAACAAGTGGGGACTGTTGTGGCAAATCAGGCCACGCGCCCTGACAGCCGCCCTCACCGATCCTGATCCAGCTGCGGCTCAGCGCGTTCGAAGCCATGATGGGGATGAGAAAGATTGA